A window of the Candidatus Paraluminiphilus aquimaris genome harbors these coding sequences:
- the recN gene encoding DNA repair protein RecN, which translates to MLTDLSIRDYAIVQRLDIELHDGMTCVTGETGAGKSIMLDALGLCIGDRADARAVRAGADRAEISALFSVEHLPLAQAWLERAALLEGHECLIRRTVTSDGRSRAFINGSPATLAQCSELGELLVDIHSQHAHQSLLRRAVQRELLDEFSEIGEEASGVAAEAEAIRALKQELIALASSSKELEERRDLLNYQIEELLELNFAEGELESLESEQTLLSNANWIRETVHEVSEHCAQLGDQLRSSVTALSDERLGAKIDESREMVASSQIQLEEAASELRRYLDRIELDPQKLQEVEKRLDAAYTLARKHRIKAEALASHLTVLSDELEGLEQGNQRLDELELEISEREQAWLKAAKALSKKRAAGAQALAERAMELLAQLAMERCTLEVGFIAIEPDKLDPRGLEEIEIWIATNPGSKPGPLNKVASGGELSRISLALQVAVSDMATAPTMIFDEVDVGVGGAVADVVGKLLRRLSSNVQVLCVTHLPQVAAKGHRHIQVSKAGNEVVTTSLSYLSGDARVEELSRMLGGAVVTEATRENARELLAAD; encoded by the coding sequence ATGCTTACTGACCTTTCCATACGCGACTACGCCATTGTGCAGCGACTCGATATTGAGTTGCACGATGGTATGACGTGCGTGACGGGCGAGACAGGCGCTGGCAAGTCGATCATGTTGGACGCGCTGGGCTTGTGCATTGGCGACCGTGCCGACGCTCGCGCTGTTCGAGCTGGGGCAGACCGAGCAGAAATATCAGCCTTGTTCTCGGTCGAGCATTTACCCCTAGCCCAAGCGTGGCTCGAGCGAGCGGCTTTGCTTGAAGGTCATGAGTGCCTCATTCGCCGCACCGTTACGTCAGACGGCAGATCCCGGGCCTTCATAAACGGCTCGCCCGCAACGCTCGCACAGTGCTCTGAGCTCGGTGAGCTTCTCGTAGACATTCACAGTCAACACGCGCATCAATCGCTGCTGCGTCGTGCCGTCCAACGTGAATTACTCGATGAATTTTCCGAAATAGGCGAGGAAGCAAGCGGCGTCGCCGCCGAGGCCGAGGCCATCCGCGCACTCAAGCAAGAGCTCATCGCCTTGGCATCCTCTAGCAAAGAGCTTGAAGAGCGAAGAGACCTTCTCAATTATCAGATCGAGGAGCTTCTCGAACTGAACTTCGCCGAAGGTGAGCTCGAGTCTCTGGAGTCAGAGCAGACGCTGCTTAGCAATGCCAACTGGATTAGAGAGACCGTTCATGAGGTGTCCGAGCACTGTGCTCAACTGGGCGATCAGTTACGCTCCTCCGTTACGGCACTCAGCGACGAGCGTTTAGGGGCAAAAATCGACGAGAGCCGTGAAATGGTCGCGTCCTCACAGATACAACTTGAGGAAGCCGCCTCAGAGTTACGGCGCTACCTTGACCGAATCGAGCTCGACCCGCAGAAACTTCAAGAAGTCGAGAAGCGCCTCGACGCTGCCTACACGCTTGCGAGAAAGCATCGAATTAAGGCGGAGGCACTCGCTAGTCATCTCACGGTTCTGAGCGACGAACTTGAGGGGCTAGAACAGGGAAATCAGCGACTTGACGAGCTAGAGCTTGAAATAAGCGAACGAGAGCAGGCATGGCTTAAAGCAGCAAAAGCCCTGAGCAAAAAGAGAGCTGCAGGTGCCCAGGCATTAGCCGAACGCGCAATGGAACTTCTGGCCCAGCTCGCAATGGAGCGCTGCACCTTAGAGGTGGGTTTCATAGCCATTGAACCTGACAAGCTCGATCCGCGCGGCCTCGAGGAAATAGAAATCTGGATTGCTACCAACCCCGGCAGTAAACCCGGCCCGCTCAACAAAGTGGCGTCTGGGGGCGAGCTCTCCCGCATCTCGCTGGCCCTGCAAGTAGCGGTCTCTGATATGGCAACAGCACCGACCATGATTTTCGACGAAGTCGATGTCGGCGTCGGCGGCGCCGTGGCTGATGTTGTCGGAAAATTACTGAGAAGACTGTCCAGTAATGTTCAGGTGTTGTGCGTCACCCACCTGCCACAGGTTGCCGCAAAAGGTCACAGGCATATTCAGGTGAGTAAAGCAGGTAATGAGGTGGTCACCACAAGCCTGAGCTACCTGTCTGGAGATGCACGTGTGGAGGAGCTCAGTCGAATGTTGGGCGGTGCCGTGGTCACTGAAGCTACGCGTGAGAATGCCCGTGAGTTGCTTGCAGCAGATTAG
- the fur gene encoding ferric iron uptake transcriptional regulator gives MSNQNVDLKRAGLKVTLPRLNILSILSESAGEGAHLSAEDVYQRLRDAGDDVGLATVYRVLTQFETAGLVERHNFESGHSVFELATDDHHDHMVDVDNNEVIEFVDEEIEARQHAIAAERGYEIIDHSLVLYVRKKR, from the coding sequence GTGAGTAATCAAAACGTCGACCTTAAGCGCGCCGGCCTAAAAGTTACGCTTCCTAGGTTAAATATCCTCTCTATCTTGAGTGAATCGGCCGGTGAGGGTGCTCACTTAAGTGCGGAAGATGTATACCAGCGACTGCGTGACGCAGGAGATGACGTGGGTCTAGCAACCGTCTATCGCGTGCTGACACAGTTTGAAACCGCGGGTTTGGTGGAGCGCCACAATTTCGAATCTGGCCACTCGGTGTTCGAGCTTGCAACCGACGATCACCACGACCATATGGTCGATGTTGATAACAATGAGGTGATCGAGTTTGTCGATGAGGAGATCGAGGCACGGCAACACGCCATTGCGGCTGAGCGTGGCTACGAGATCATCGATCACTCGCTGGTGTTATACGTCCGTAAGAAGCGATAA
- the hrcA gene encoding heat-inducible transcriptional repressor HrcA, with translation MAFEGLSPRAESLLRTLVDMHIREGQPVGSKALHVESGMSVSPATIRNVMSDLEDRGFLLSPHTSAGRIPTAQGYRLFVDSLLQMSPIDENAIQALKSELNPSRPSSELIASASNLLTQVTSQAGIVTVPKQKASQLRQIEFLPLSDSRVLVILVVNEKEVQNRVIELSKPLSEEQLRSAADRINRRYAGNDLASVKQLLVAEMAEARSRIDEHLEAALQLAKDAMDVEDAKDEYVVAGERRLLQQASAGDMDKLRELFDAFERKRDLLELLDRCSRADGVQIFIGEEAGYEVLGDYSVITAPYAQGTQPVGVLGVIGPTRMAYERVIPLVDITARLLTAALSR, from the coding sequence ATGGCATTTGAAGGTTTATCACCACGAGCAGAGTCCTTACTACGGACGCTCGTCGATATGCATATCCGCGAGGGACAGCCGGTAGGCTCCAAAGCGCTGCACGTCGAAAGTGGTATGTCGGTTAGCCCGGCAACGATAAGAAATGTCATGTCAGACCTTGAGGATCGCGGGTTCTTGTTGTCGCCGCACACCTCTGCAGGAAGAATCCCTACTGCGCAGGGATACCGGCTGTTCGTCGACAGTCTTCTGCAAATGAGCCCCATTGATGAAAACGCCATTCAAGCGCTCAAGAGTGAATTAAACCCCTCTCGCCCATCATCGGAGCTGATTGCTTCTGCCTCCAACCTCCTGACCCAAGTGACTTCTCAGGCGGGAATTGTGACCGTTCCAAAACAAAAGGCATCACAGCTTCGTCAAATTGAATTCCTGCCGCTTTCGGATTCTCGTGTGCTCGTCATTTTGGTCGTGAACGAAAAGGAAGTGCAGAACCGTGTCATTGAGTTGTCGAAGCCACTGTCGGAGGAGCAGCTTCGCTCGGCTGCCGATCGGATAAACAGGCGTTACGCGGGCAACGATTTAGCCAGTGTGAAACAGTTGCTCGTCGCTGAGATGGCAGAGGCGCGCTCGCGCATCGATGAGCATCTTGAGGCCGCATTGCAGTTGGCCAAGGACGCGATGGATGTAGAGGACGCAAAAGATGAGTATGTCGTCGCGGGTGAGCGCCGATTGCTTCAGCAGGCGTCCGCTGGTGATATGGATAAGCTGCGCGAGCTCTTCGATGCCTTTGAGCGCAAGCGCGACCTACTCGAACTTTTAGATCGGTGCTCCCGCGCTGACGGTGTTCAGATCTTTATTGGTGAAGAGGCGGGCTACGAGGTGCTGGGCGACTACAGCGTGATCACGGCGCCCTACGCACAGGGCACGCAGCCCGTAGGCGTGCTGGGTGTCATTGGGCCAACGCGCATGGCTTACGAGCGCGTCATCCCACTCGTCGACATTACCGCCCGACTTCTTACCGCCGCACTGTCGCGTTGA